From the Marinomonas sp. THO17 genome, one window contains:
- a CDS encoding glycosyltransferase family 2 protein — translation MSAVSFQDYAQASIHPKTKPLVSVIIPFLNESEVLEQCHQRVTKALSELQQGCEIIYIDDGSQDQSWHMVSQFNHPLHYVRSLRLSRNFGKEAAMSAGLKAAAGRCVILLDADLQDPPEYIPQMVEAWRNGAQVVEMQRRERQGENWLKRFTAHGFYRFMSYVSDHSITENVGDFRLMDEKVVKVINTLPERTRFMKGLLAWPGFRRQVLSFDRDPRLAGQTKWNYPKLIHLALEGITSFSTKPLRWATMAGLATSLAAFVMALVVFTKTLIWGEPVVGYPSTILIILFLGGIQLLSIGVLGEYVGRLFIESKQRPLYVLMEEAITKPSHTNTDTRTL, via the coding sequence ATGAGCGCCGTTTCTTTTCAAGATTACGCACAAGCCAGCATTCACCCTAAAACCAAACCCTTGGTCAGTGTCATCATTCCTTTTCTGAATGAAAGCGAGGTATTAGAACAATGCCACCAAAGAGTCACTAAGGCTTTATCTGAGCTGCAGCAAGGCTGTGAAATCATTTACATAGACGATGGTAGTCAAGACCAAAGCTGGCACATGGTCAGTCAATTCAATCATCCTTTGCATTACGTACGCAGCCTTAGATTAAGTCGAAACTTCGGCAAAGAGGCGGCTATGAGCGCGGGTTTAAAAGCCGCCGCAGGGCGTTGTGTCATCCTATTGGACGCCGACCTTCAAGATCCCCCCGAATACATTCCACAAATGGTTGAGGCCTGGCGCAATGGCGCTCAAGTAGTCGAAATGCAACGTCGCGAAAGACAGGGGGAAAATTGGCTAAAACGTTTCACTGCGCACGGTTTTTATCGTTTCATGTCTTATGTCAGCGATCATTCCATTACTGAAAACGTTGGCGACTTCCGTCTGATGGACGAAAAAGTAGTAAAAGTCATCAACACCTTACCTGAGCGCACTCGCTTCATGAAAGGCTTACTTGCTTGGCCAGGATTCCGCCGTCAAGTATTGAGCTTTGACCGTGACCCAAGGTTAGCAGGCCAAACCAAATGGAATTATCCCAAATTGATTCACCTTGCCCTAGAAGGCATCACTTCTTTTAGTACCAAACCTTTGCGCTGGGCAACCATGGCAGGACTCGCTACGTCATTGGCGGCGTTTGTCATGGCGCTGGTGGTGTTCACCAAAACCTTAATCTGGGGCGAACCTGTGGTTGGCTACCCTTCCACTATCTTGATCATTCTTTTCCTTGGTGGCATCCAATTATTGTCGATTGGCGTGTTAGGCGAATACGTCGGACGCCTTTTTATTGAATCCAAACAACGACCGCTTTATGTACTGATGGAAGAAGCCATAACAAAACCTAGTCATACGAATACGGACACGCGCACATTATGA
- a CDS encoding glycosyltransferase family 39 protein, whose amino-acid sequence MKSNTPELSATFKRNSIILIGLCIGLRLLSLGLYPLMDTTEARYGEMARIMFETSNWITPMFDYQVPFWGKPPMFTWLSSLGFSLFGINEFAARLPHLLVGMGILCLVYRFASSLYRGSQMGWFAASILASTSAFIILSGAVMTDTALTFSVCLTMVSFWQAWHNKGKLWGYLFFIGLALGMLSKGPLAVVLVGISLTLWLIPDRRWQHLWSSLPWGYGSLLFLIIAIPWYLMAEYRTPGFLDYFIVGEHIKRFIVSGWQGDLYGSAHERTRGTIWLYAVIAMLPWSPLILWQWLRNLKDNRDAQSSENGLGSYLVWWMLAPMLLFSFSGNILASYVMPALPAMALLLVHLHQQRRLPNGYYKIGYITPLLLVLLVSALHFNWLPVRSEKALLKQWQQQPEANMSDLYYLHKRPFSGQYYSRGKAKKVSTDTADWLPAQTNSFFIVQGIQDSTQYEAWQCDKRAQSSKEALFYCAQ is encoded by the coding sequence ATGAAATCCAATACACCTGAACTCAGCGCCACCTTTAAGCGCAATAGCATAATACTAATCGGCTTATGCATCGGCCTAAGACTGCTTTCTTTGGGTCTATACCCTCTAATGGACACCACCGAAGCACGCTATGGGGAAATGGCTCGCATCATGTTTGAAACCTCAAACTGGATTACTCCCATGTTTGACTATCAAGTACCCTTTTGGGGCAAACCTCCCATGTTTACTTGGCTAAGCAGCCTTGGTTTCAGCCTATTTGGAATCAATGAGTTTGCCGCACGCTTGCCACATTTATTAGTAGGCATGGGCATTTTATGCTTAGTCTATCGCTTTGCTTCTAGCCTCTATCGTGGTTCGCAAATGGGTTGGTTTGCTGCCAGCATATTAGCTTCAACCAGCGCCTTTATTATTCTCAGTGGCGCTGTAATGACAGACACAGCATTGACCTTTTCCGTCTGTCTGACCATGGTCAGTTTTTGGCAAGCCTGGCATAACAAAGGCAAGCTATGGGGGTATTTATTCTTCATCGGGTTGGCTTTGGGCATGCTGTCCAAAGGACCTTTGGCTGTGGTCTTAGTAGGCATATCCTTAACCTTATGGTTAATTCCAGACCGTCGATGGCAACACCTATGGTCAAGTTTACCTTGGGGATACGGTAGTTTGCTGTTTCTGATCATTGCCATTCCTTGGTACCTAATGGCCGAATACCGTACGCCGGGGTTTTTGGACTATTTTATCGTCGGCGAACACATAAAGCGTTTTATCGTCAGTGGTTGGCAAGGTGATCTGTATGGTTCAGCCCACGAAAGAACCCGAGGCACCATTTGGTTGTACGCTGTGATTGCCATGCTGCCTTGGAGTCCATTGATCCTTTGGCAATGGTTGCGCAATTTAAAAGACAATCGTGACGCGCAAAGCAGTGAAAATGGACTGGGCAGTTACCTAGTCTGGTGGATGCTGGCCCCCATGTTGTTATTCAGCTTTTCCGGCAACATTCTGGCCAGTTACGTCATGCCAGCTTTACCAGCTATGGCCTTGCTGCTCGTCCATTTACATCAGCAAAGAAGACTACCAAATGGGTACTATAAAATCGGCTATATCACGCCCTTGCTCTTGGTTCTTTTAGTCAGTGCTCTGCATTTTAATTGGCTACCAGTAAGATCAGAGAAAGCGTTACTAAAGCAATGGCAACAACAACCAGAAGCCAATATGAGTGACTTATATTACTTACATAAACGCCCGTTTTCTGGTCAATACTATTCAAGGGGTAAAGCTAAAAAGGTGTCTACAGACACAGCCGACTGGCTACCTGCGCAAACAAACAGCTTCTTCATTGTACAGGGCATACAAGACTCAACTCAGTATGAAGCATGGCAATGTGACAAAAGAGCGCAATCCAGCAAAGAAGCTTTATTCTATTGTGCTCAATAG
- a CDS encoding GlxA family transcriptional regulator yields MVMATNSDSVVPFEARKTTKVGFLLLDHFTMIALASSIEPLRMANQLSAEPLYSWSLISEDGESVTASDGLSLTPDMSIQDITNFDIIIVAGGVDITRAYTAKQASWLVKQARKGATIGGICTGAYLLAYAGLLDGYQCSVHWECLTALQETFPKVKCNNRLFSLDRDRITSSGGTAAMDMLLTMMAKQHGPRLPNAISDMFICERIRHESDQQRMPMRQFNVGGAGATKLVDVIELMENNLEEPIELDELASFVDVSRRQIERMFHRHLDCSPSRYYLKLRLERARKLLKQSNMSIVEISMACGFISTPHFSRCYRKHIGVSPRDERKMAWSHQAKQDLPQSNGEEPVIKMAHAQEALNHSHAEPSYGSVSM; encoded by the coding sequence ATGGTGATGGCAACAAATTCAGATTCGGTAGTCCCATTTGAAGCAAGAAAAACGACGAAAGTGGGTTTCTTGTTGCTGGATCATTTTACTATGATCGCTTTGGCTTCTTCGATTGAACCATTACGCATGGCCAATCAGTTGTCCGCTGAACCTTTATACAGTTGGAGTTTGATCTCTGAAGATGGTGAATCTGTCACGGCCAGTGATGGTTTGAGTCTGACGCCAGACATGTCAATTCAAGACATTACCAACTTTGACATCATTATCGTTGCGGGTGGTGTTGATATCACCCGAGCTTATACTGCAAAGCAGGCCTCTTGGTTAGTGAAGCAGGCGCGTAAGGGCGCTACCATCGGTGGAATTTGTACTGGGGCTTATCTATTAGCTTATGCAGGCTTGTTAGATGGTTATCAGTGCAGTGTACATTGGGAATGTCTCACCGCTTTGCAAGAAACCTTTCCAAAAGTGAAGTGTAATAATCGCTTGTTCTCTCTTGATCGCGATCGTATTACTTCATCCGGTGGAACGGCCGCTATGGATATGTTGTTGACTATGATGGCAAAACAGCATGGGCCGCGTCTGCCAAATGCCATTTCCGATATGTTTATCTGTGAACGTATTCGTCATGAGTCGGATCAACAACGTATGCCAATGCGTCAGTTTAATGTCGGTGGCGCGGGGGCAACTAAGTTGGTGGATGTGATTGAACTGATGGAAAATAACTTGGAAGAGCCTATCGAACTAGACGAATTAGCGAGTTTTGTCGATGTATCTCGTCGTCAAATTGAGCGTATGTTCCATCGCCACTTAGATTGTTCACCTTCCCGTTATTATCTTAAGTTAAGACTGGAAAGAGCACGTAAACTGTTGAAACAATCCAACATGTCTATTGTAGAAATTTCCATGGCATGTGGCTTTATTTCAACACCGCATTTTAGTCGTTGTTATCGTAAACACATAGGTGTGTCCCCTCGTGACGAACGTAAAATGGCGTGGAGCCATCAAGCGAAGCAAGATTTACCTCAGTCTAACGGTGAAGAACCAGTGATTAAGATGGCCCATGCACAAGAGGCACTTAATCACTCTCATGCCGAGCCTAGCTACGGTTCGGTCTCTATGTAA